One part of the Eucalyptus grandis isolate ANBG69807.140 chromosome 10, ASM1654582v1, whole genome shotgun sequence genome encodes these proteins:
- the LOC104422771 gene encoding oligopeptide transporter 7-like isoform X1 encodes MATSASHEEGASAPLIRKEIGAHGPSSSAAAGLAAGGGSSPIEQVALTVPEEDDPSLPAVTFRTFVLGTLACSLLSFLNQFFWYRREPLSVTSVSAQIAVVPLGHLMAGVITKRVFFEGSKWQFTLNPGPFNVKEHVLITIFANSGAATVYAIHIISVVKIFYRKEMSFPVALVVVLTTQILGFGWAGMFRRYLVEPAAMWWPQNLVQVSLFRALHEKEQRLKGRLTRNHFFLIAFVCSFSYYVLPGYIFPMLTSLSWICWIFPASVVAHQLGSGLHGLGIGAIGLDWSSISSYLGSPLASPWFATANIAVGFALVVYVITPFTYWLNIYRARTFPIFSDSLFTSLGQKYNIETIIDEHFHLDAEAYEREGPLYLSTFFAVYYGISFACLTATVVHVFLFHGKEIWLLSKSAFSEKKMDIHTKLMRRYKQVPEWWFTCILLVNISATIFTCQYFKDQLQLPWWGVLLACALALFFTLPVGVITATTNQTPALNVITEFIIGYIYPGYPVANILFKVYGYISMKQGITFLQDFKLGHYMKIPPRAMFMAQVIGTIVAALVHLGTAWWLMDTVPDICNRELLPAGSPWTCPGDHVFYDASVIWGLIGPRRIFGDLGHYSAINWFFLVGAIAPFIVWLVHKAFPDKEWIRLITMPVLLGATVNMPPATAVNYTSWIIAGFLSGFIAYRYYRGWWSRHNYVLSGALDAGLAFMAVLLYLCLGMKHVSLSWWGEDPDGCPLASCPTAKGVVVEGCPVF; translated from the exons ATGGCCACGTCCGCGAGCCATGAAGAAGGCGCCTCGGCTCCGCTCA TCCGGAAGGAGATCGGAGCTCATGGCCCCTcctcgtcggcggcggcggggcttGCCGCCGGGGGCGGGAGCTCCCCGATCGAGCAGGTCGCGCTCACGGTCCCCGAGGAGGACGACCCGTCCCTCCCGGCCGTCACGTTCCGCACGTTCGTCCTCGGCACCCTGGCGTGctccctcctctccttcctcaaCCAGTTCTTCTGGTACCGCCGCGAGCCCCTCTCCGTGACCTCCGTCTCCGCTCAGATCGCCGTCGTTCCTCTAG GTCACCTTATGGCCGGAGTGATCACGAAGAGAGTGTTCTTCGAGGGGAGCAAGTGGCAATTCACGCTCAATCCGGGGCCGTTCAACGTCAAGGAGCATGTGCTGATCACGATCTTTGCCAACTCGGGTGCCGCCACAGTCTACGCCATTCACATCATCAGCGTGGTCAAGATCTTCTACCGGAAGGAGATGTCGTTTCCTGTGGCGCTGGTCGTCGTCCTGACGACGCAGATCTTGGGGTTCGGCTGGGCCGGGATGTTCCGGCGGTACTTGGTGGAGCCCGCCGCCATGTGGTGGCCCCAGAATCTGGTGCAAGTCTCCTTGTTCAG AGCACTGCACGAGAAAGAGCAGAGGCTTAAAGGCAGATTGACACGGAACCATTTTTTCCTTATAGCCTTTGTCTGTAGCTTCAGTTACTATGTCCTTCCAGGTTACATCTTTCCCATGTTGACCTCTCTTTCCTGGATCTGCTGGATATTCCCTGCTTCAGTTGTAGCTCACCAGTTGGGTTCTGGACTCCATGGTCTTGGGATAGGTGCAATCGGACTTGACTGGTCCAGCATCTCCTCTTATCTCGGTAGTCCACTGGCTAGCCCGTGGTTTGCTACTGCCAATATTGCTGTTGGTTTTGCCCTTGTCGTGTATGTCATCACACCATTTACTTACTGGCTCAACATATACAGAGCCAGGACTTTCCCAATATTCTCAGACAGCCTGTTCACATCTTTGGGACAAAAGTACAACATCGAGACTATCATAGATGAACACTTTCATTTAGATGCTGAGGCATATGAAAGAGAGGGTCCTCTTTATCTGAGCACCTTCTTTGCTGTGTACTATGGCATCAGCTTTGCCTGCCTTACTGCTACTGTTGTTCATGTGTTCCTCTTCCATGGAAA AGAAATATGGCTGCTGAGCAAGTCTGCCTTTAGTGAGAAGAAAATGGATATACACACTAAGCTCATGAGAAGATACAAGCAAGTCCCTGAATGGTGGTTTACTTGTATTCTTTTGGTAAATATTTCGGCAACCATATTTACATGTCAGTATTTCAAGGATCAACTTCAACTACCGTGGTGGGGTGTTCTGCTAGCATGTGCTCTTGCCTTGTTTTTCACTCTTCCTGTTGGGGTCATCACTGCAACGACAAATCAG ACACCGGCTTTGAACGTAATCACAGAATTTATCATTGGGTACATTTACCCTGGATATCCAGTTGCGAACATTCTGTTTAAAGTCTATGGGTACATCAGTATGAAGCAGGGGATCACATTCTTACAAGACTTCAAGCTTGGGCACTACATGAAAATTCCTCCTCGAGCGATGTTTATGGCACAG GTGATCGGCACCATTGTTGCAGCATTAGTGCATCTCGGAACGGCGTGGTGGCTTATGGATACGGTCCCTGACATTTGTAACCGGGAGCTGCTTCCGGCGGGCAGTCCGTGGACTTGCCCCGGTGACCATGTATTTTATGATGCTTCAGTCATCTGGGGTCTGATCGGGCCCCGCAGGATATTCGGAGATCTCGGCCACTACTCCGCCATCAACTGGTTCTTCTTGGTAGGGGCCATAGCTCCTTTCATTGTCTGGCTCGTGCACAAGGCCTTTCCGGACAAGGAGTGGATTAGACTCATCACGATGCCAGTGCTCCTTGGGGCTACTGTAAACATGCCTCCAGCTACTGCTGTTAACTACACCAGTTGGATCATCGCTGGATTTCTGTCGGGATTCATTGCCTACCGATACTATCGAGGCTGGTGGAGTCGCCATAATTACGTACTGTCGGGTGCACTCGATGCTGGGTTAGCCTTCATGGCCGTCCTCCTGTACTTGTGTTTGGGAATGAAGCATGTCAGCCTCAGTTGGTGGGGTGAAGATCCGGATGGATGTCCATTAGCCTCTTGTCCTACGGCCAAGGGGGTCGTCGTCGAAGGCTGTCCGGTCTTTTGA
- the LOC104422771 gene encoding oligopeptide transporter 7-like isoform X2: protein MATSASHEEGASAPLIRKEIGAHGPSSSAAAGLAAGGGSSPIEQVALTVPEEDDPSLPAVTFRTFVLGTLACSLLSFLNQFFWYRREPLSVTSVSAQIAVVPLGHLMAGVITKRVFFEGSKWQFTLNPGPFNVKEHVLITIFANSGAATVYAIHIISVVKIFYRKEMSFPVALVVVLTTQILGFGWAGMFRRYLVEPAAMWWPQNLVQVSLFRALHEKEQRLKGRLTRNHFFLIAFVCSFSYYVLPGYIFPMLTSLSWICWIFPASVVAHQLGSGLHGLGIGAIGLDWSSISSYLGSPLASPWFATANIAVGFALVVYVITPFTYWLNIYRARTFPIFSDSLFTSLGQKYNIETIIDEHFHLDAEAYEREGPLYLSTFFAVYYGISFACLTATVVHVFLFHGKEIWLLSKSAFSEKKMDIHTKLMRRYKQVPEWWFTCILLVNISATIFTCQYFKDQLQLPWWGVLLACALALFFTLPVGVITATTNQTPALNVITEFIIGYIYPGYPVANILFKVYGYISMKQGITFLQDFKLGHYMKIPPRAMFMAQH, encoded by the exons ATGGCCACGTCCGCGAGCCATGAAGAAGGCGCCTCGGCTCCGCTCA TCCGGAAGGAGATCGGAGCTCATGGCCCCTcctcgtcggcggcggcggggcttGCCGCCGGGGGCGGGAGCTCCCCGATCGAGCAGGTCGCGCTCACGGTCCCCGAGGAGGACGACCCGTCCCTCCCGGCCGTCACGTTCCGCACGTTCGTCCTCGGCACCCTGGCGTGctccctcctctccttcctcaaCCAGTTCTTCTGGTACCGCCGCGAGCCCCTCTCCGTGACCTCCGTCTCCGCTCAGATCGCCGTCGTTCCTCTAG GTCACCTTATGGCCGGAGTGATCACGAAGAGAGTGTTCTTCGAGGGGAGCAAGTGGCAATTCACGCTCAATCCGGGGCCGTTCAACGTCAAGGAGCATGTGCTGATCACGATCTTTGCCAACTCGGGTGCCGCCACAGTCTACGCCATTCACATCATCAGCGTGGTCAAGATCTTCTACCGGAAGGAGATGTCGTTTCCTGTGGCGCTGGTCGTCGTCCTGACGACGCAGATCTTGGGGTTCGGCTGGGCCGGGATGTTCCGGCGGTACTTGGTGGAGCCCGCCGCCATGTGGTGGCCCCAGAATCTGGTGCAAGTCTCCTTGTTCAG AGCACTGCACGAGAAAGAGCAGAGGCTTAAAGGCAGATTGACACGGAACCATTTTTTCCTTATAGCCTTTGTCTGTAGCTTCAGTTACTATGTCCTTCCAGGTTACATCTTTCCCATGTTGACCTCTCTTTCCTGGATCTGCTGGATATTCCCTGCTTCAGTTGTAGCTCACCAGTTGGGTTCTGGACTCCATGGTCTTGGGATAGGTGCAATCGGACTTGACTGGTCCAGCATCTCCTCTTATCTCGGTAGTCCACTGGCTAGCCCGTGGTTTGCTACTGCCAATATTGCTGTTGGTTTTGCCCTTGTCGTGTATGTCATCACACCATTTACTTACTGGCTCAACATATACAGAGCCAGGACTTTCCCAATATTCTCAGACAGCCTGTTCACATCTTTGGGACAAAAGTACAACATCGAGACTATCATAGATGAACACTTTCATTTAGATGCTGAGGCATATGAAAGAGAGGGTCCTCTTTATCTGAGCACCTTCTTTGCTGTGTACTATGGCATCAGCTTTGCCTGCCTTACTGCTACTGTTGTTCATGTGTTCCTCTTCCATGGAAA AGAAATATGGCTGCTGAGCAAGTCTGCCTTTAGTGAGAAGAAAATGGATATACACACTAAGCTCATGAGAAGATACAAGCAAGTCCCTGAATGGTGGTTTACTTGTATTCTTTTGGTAAATATTTCGGCAACCATATTTACATGTCAGTATTTCAAGGATCAACTTCAACTACCGTGGTGGGGTGTTCTGCTAGCATGTGCTCTTGCCTTGTTTTTCACTCTTCCTGTTGGGGTCATCACTGCAACGACAAATCAG ACACCGGCTTTGAACGTAATCACAGAATTTATCATTGGGTACATTTACCCTGGATATCCAGTTGCGAACATTCTGTTTAAAGTCTATGGGTACATCAGTATGAAGCAGGGGATCACATTCTTACAAGACTTCAAGCTTGGGCACTACATGAAAATTCCTCCTCGAGCGATGTTTATGGCACAG CATTAG